In Pseudoalteromonas piratica, the following proteins share a genomic window:
- a CDS encoding efflux RND transporter permease subunit has product MNITALAFNYKKPVLLVVALLMLNGIIAYFTLPAQEDPTITIREAIVSTQFPGMAPDRVEQLITRKLEEEIRKIPEVKEIKSSSSTGLSTIHVKIYDRYFNLDNIWQDLRNKVNNAQGKLPQGTHPTFVNDEFGDVSVITLALTADGFEMAEMYDIAQHIRDTLYGVEGTKKIEILGAKAERIYLEASNAKLAQLGISPLALINELQKQNIVQSGGSVDTGSRRFIIEPTGNFNSIPDIENTYITIPGTEDFIALKDIVTIKKGYIDPPDKLAYFNGKPAIFFSNAMLPEYNILEFAPRFKAKIAEIEQTLPIGYQLDIATYQADQVEKTVKGVSINVLQTLAIVLVVVILFLGLRTGLIVGAIVPLVMLVTLAIMQYSGIKLERMSLATLIISLGLLVDNGIVIAEDFKRRLEQGIDRYNAMVQGCKELAIPLLSSSATTILFFLPLMLAEHVAGEYTRSISLVILITLLSSWVLALTVTPILSYYFIKVPKTSASEQSEFGKLTPYYNKYEQFLHWVLKHKVLFLAAMFMLLIGAGASMKFVAKQFFPNSDRTQVLVNIDLPRGTSSRETNRQMQEIFNWLNNKEQFAYIESFSGYVGFSGPRFVLSLNPEDPAENKGFIVLNVAADTDIAHRVLELDRQIEARFPNTSARVRKMFLGPSDSSILKVQVKGPDKEVIYQKAQEIMAVLHAAPNAINVRTDWENLITKISVKVDQHRAKRAGLTSSEIAQALESYFSGGVITNFRDQDEIIPIVLRAGENERNSLDRLRTLNVYSEKSGRAIPLFQVADFEPINQFSIIHHEDMFRTISIEARNTQLSAEDFKLLVDEQIQLLKHDLPVNHVIEYDGVIKESAEGQKALSANMPIVLGFIIILLVAQFNSFRKAMVISLTIPLSFIGAVIGLLLMQAPFGFIVTLGLYSLAGIIINNAIVLIDRIAIEQAAGKSDYQAIIDACLTRLRPIAMTTITTIMGLLPLIIGKDPLFYGMACVIAFGLGVGTVLTLGVVPALYAGFYRVKKQSE; this is encoded by the coding sequence ATGAATATCACCGCTTTGGCGTTTAATTACAAAAAGCCCGTGCTGCTTGTGGTGGCGCTGTTAATGCTAAACGGCATTATTGCCTACTTCACTTTGCCGGCTCAAGAAGACCCCACTATTACCATCCGAGAAGCCATCGTTAGCACGCAATTTCCGGGCATGGCACCCGACCGTGTAGAGCAATTAATCACGCGAAAATTAGAAGAAGAAATCCGCAAAATTCCGGAAGTGAAAGAGATCAAATCCTCTTCTTCTACAGGGCTTTCAACCATTCACGTAAAAATTTACGACCGTTATTTTAACCTCGATAATATTTGGCAAGATTTGCGTAATAAGGTGAATAATGCCCAAGGTAAATTACCACAAGGTACCCACCCAACTTTCGTAAATGACGAGTTTGGTGATGTGTCGGTGATCACCCTTGCGCTCACAGCCGACGGCTTTGAAATGGCCGAAATGTACGATATTGCTCAACATATTCGCGACACCCTCTACGGGGTTGAAGGCACGAAAAAAATTGAGATTTTAGGTGCGAAAGCGGAACGTATTTACCTTGAAGCATCAAATGCAAAGCTAGCACAATTAGGCATCTCGCCACTGGCATTGATTAACGAGTTGCAAAAACAAAACATTGTGCAATCAGGTGGCAGTGTTGATACTGGTAGCCGTCGCTTTATTATTGAGCCCACCGGTAACTTTAATAGCATTCCAGACATTGAAAATACGTATATTACCATTCCTGGTACCGAGGATTTCATTGCCCTGAAAGACATCGTCACCATTAAAAAAGGCTATATCGATCCACCAGACAAATTGGCGTATTTTAATGGCAAACCCGCAATTTTCTTTTCAAATGCGATGTTGCCAGAGTACAACATCTTAGAATTTGCACCGCGATTTAAAGCCAAAATTGCAGAAATTGAGCAAACGTTACCCATTGGTTATCAATTGGATATTGCTACCTATCAGGCCGACCAAGTTGAAAAAACGGTGAAAGGGGTATCAATTAATGTGCTGCAAACACTGGCAATCGTGCTTGTTGTGGTAATTCTTTTCTTAGGGCTGCGCACCGGCTTAATTGTGGGTGCTATTGTGCCGCTCGTTATGCTGGTTACCCTTGCCATTATGCAATACAGTGGCATTAAGCTAGAGCGCATGAGCTTGGCAACCCTGATTATTTCGCTTGGTTTATTAGTCGATAACGGCATTGTTATTGCCGAAGACTTTAAGCGCCGATTAGAGCAAGGCATCGACCGCTACAATGCCATGGTGCAAGGGTGTAAAGAGCTGGCTATCCCGTTACTGAGTTCGTCAGCCACCACCATTTTGTTCTTTTTACCTCTAATGTTGGCTGAACATGTCGCTGGCGAATACACACGCTCAATTTCATTGGTGATCTTAATTACCTTGTTAAGTAGTTGGGTGTTGGCTCTCACTGTTACACCTATTTTGAGCTATTACTTTATAAAAGTGCCAAAAACCAGCGCTAGCGAGCAGTCTGAATTTGGAAAACTAACACCTTACTACAACAAATATGAACAGTTTCTTCACTGGGTGCTTAAACACAAAGTACTGTTCTTGGCTGCGATGTTTATGCTGCTAATTGGTGCCGGTGCATCAATGAAGTTTGTCGCTAAGCAATTTTTCCCAAATTCAGACCGTACGCAAGTACTTGTAAATATTGACTTACCACGCGGAACATCATCACGCGAAACCAATCGTCAGATGCAAGAAATTTTTAATTGGCTTAATAACAAAGAGCAGTTTGCTTACATCGAAAGCTTCTCGGGTTATGTTGGTTTTAGCGGGCCGCGTTTTGTACTCTCGCTCAACCCCGAAGATCCCGCTGAAAACAAAGGGTTCATTGTGCTAAATGTCGCTGCTGACACCGATATTGCACACCGTGTTTTAGAACTCGATAGACAAATTGAGGCGCGCTTTCCAAACACCTCAGCCCGTGTGCGCAAAATGTTCTTAGGGCCGTCGGATTCGTCTATTTTAAAAGTGCAGGTAAAAGGCCCTGATAAAGAGGTCATTTACCAAAAAGCACAAGAAATTATGGCTGTGTTACATGCTGCACCAAATGCAATTAATGTGCGTACTGATTGGGAAAACTTGATTACCAAAATTTCGGTTAAAGTAGATCAACACCGTGCTAAACGCGCTGGGCTAACCTCAAGTGAAATTGCACAAGCCCTTGAAAGTTACTTTAGCGGCGGTGTAATTACTAACTTCCGCGATCAAGATGAGATTATTCCAATTGTGCTGCGCGCAGGTGAAAACGAGCGTAATAGTTTAGACCGATTACGTACATTAAATGTTTACTCAGAAAAATCTGGTCGCGCTATTCCGCTGTTTCAGGTTGCCGACTTTGAGCCGATTAATCAGTTTTCAATTATTCATCATGAAGATATGTTCCGCACTATTAGCATAGAAGCGCGCAACACTCAGTTGTCTGCGGAAGACTTTAAACTGCTAGTTGATGAACAAATTCAACTGTTAAAACACGATTTACCGGTTAATCATGTTATTGAATATGACGGTGTTATCAAAGAATCCGCTGAGGGGCAAAAAGCACTGAGTGCTAATATGCCGATTGTGCTTGGCTTTATTATTATTTTATTGGTGGCGCAGTTTAACTCGTTTAGAAAAGCCATGGTCATTTCACTGACCATTCCACTGTCGTTTATTGGTGCCGTGATTGGTTTATTACTAATGCAAGCGCCATTTGGCTTTATTGTCACCCTTGGTCTTTATAGCCTTGCCGGTATTATTATCAATAATGCCATTGTCTTGATTGATCGTATCGCGATTGAACAAGCAGCTGGGAAAAGTGACTATCAAGCCATAATAGATGCATGTTTAACCCGCCTACGTCCAATTGCGATGACCACTATCACTACAATTATGGGTTTATTACCTTTAATCATAGGTAAAGATCCCTTGTTTTATGGCATGGCCTGTGTAATCGCCTTTGGCTTAGGGGTGGGCACGGTTTTAACCTTAGGTGTTGTACCAGCACTTTATGCTGGATTCTACCGCGTAAAAAAACAAAGCGAGTAA
- a CDS encoding S8 family serine peptidase, whose translation MKAKLNKTTLALLLCSTVAGTATAADKVSLDTEKAERFIVTLKADSLNLELPMTADAVLKHDLKLSKLQSVASSVTTEAIHILPSSNSVAVALTQSQRDELLQRTDVQSVEVDPKRYLLAESTPYGIGMVQANQLSDNLTGNRKVCIMDTGYQLGHPDLPSSGITGNDGYGSNDTGNWYNDGNGHGTHVAGTIAAIGGNGQGVVGVNPSNQLGLHIVKVFNDQGRWAYGSDLIRAIEQCQQAGANVTSMSLGGSGQSSAERQAFANSYAQGMLHIAAAGNDGNSSMSYPASYDAVVSVAAVDSSESKASFSQYNSQVEIAAPGVSVNSTWINSGYKSISGTSMATPHVSGVAALVWSHFPNCSNQQIRDALNTTAKDKGAAGRDTSYGYGIVQAKAAYDYLAASSCGGGNGDAKPVASFAVQVSGKTAQFSDSSTDDKGITNYAWQFGDGASSTNQNPSHTYSVAGDYNVTLTVTDTKGQTNSKTQRVTISDGNSGGCNGLANWSAATAYQVGDKVAYQSNQYEATWWSTGAQPDVYTNVWKRTGACSGGGENQAPVANFTFNTSGLSVTFSQSASDDKGVVSYAWDFGDGVTSSATNPSHSYTQAGSYTVSLTVADSEGLTNTKSQSVTVTSDTGGNGCNGVVAWSASAIFLAGEQASYNGRLYTAQWWTQGANPEQNSGPWDVWQDAGACK comes from the coding sequence ATGAAAGCAAAATTAAATAAAACAACGCTCGCTTTATTACTTTGCAGTACCGTTGCAGGCACAGCAACCGCGGCGGATAAAGTATCACTCGATACGGAAAAAGCAGAACGATTCATTGTTACATTAAAAGCGGACTCGCTAAATTTAGAATTACCCATGACAGCAGACGCTGTGTTAAAGCATGATTTAAAACTAAGCAAATTGCAGTCAGTAGCAAGCAGTGTAACTACAGAAGCAATTCATATTCTGCCAAGTTCAAATTCTGTGGCAGTAGCGTTAACCCAATCTCAACGAGATGAATTATTACAACGCACTGATGTACAGTCAGTTGAAGTAGATCCTAAACGTTATTTATTGGCTGAAAGCACACCTTATGGCATTGGTATGGTGCAGGCGAATCAGTTAAGTGACAACTTAACTGGCAATCGCAAAGTGTGCATCATGGATACTGGTTATCAACTCGGGCATCCAGATTTACCATCTAGTGGTATTACGGGTAATGATGGTTATGGCAGTAACGATACGGGTAATTGGTACAACGATGGCAACGGTCATGGTACCCATGTAGCAGGCACCATTGCAGCAATTGGTGGAAATGGCCAAGGTGTGGTGGGGGTAAACCCATCAAATCAATTGGGGCTGCACATTGTAAAAGTATTTAACGACCAAGGCCGTTGGGCATATGGCTCAGATCTGATTCGAGCAATTGAACAATGTCAGCAGGCGGGTGCGAATGTAACGAGTATGAGTTTAGGTGGCTCAGGTCAATCAAGCGCGGAGCGCCAAGCGTTTGCAAATAGTTATGCACAAGGGATGTTACACATTGCAGCAGCGGGTAACGACGGTAACAGTTCAATGAGCTACCCAGCTTCATATGATGCAGTGGTTTCAGTTGCAGCGGTGGATAGCAGTGAAAGCAAAGCATCTTTTTCACAATACAACAGCCAAGTTGAAATTGCCGCGCCAGGTGTCAGTGTTAATTCAACCTGGATCAATAGCGGTTACAAAAGCATTAGTGGTACTTCAATGGCAACGCCTCATGTATCGGGCGTCGCTGCCCTTGTTTGGAGTCATTTCCCTAACTGCTCAAACCAACAAATCCGTGACGCGCTAAATACAACAGCAAAAGATAAAGGTGCAGCTGGGCGTGATACTTCATACGGTTACGGTATTGTGCAAGCAAAAGCAGCCTATGATTACCTTGCAGCTAGCAGTTGTGGTGGCGGTAATGGTGATGCAAAGCCTGTCGCCAGTTTTGCGGTACAAGTCTCTGGTAAAACGGCGCAGTTTAGTGATAGCTCAACCGATGATAAAGGCATAACAAACTACGCATGGCAATTTGGTGATGGAGCAAGCAGCACAAATCAAAACCCAAGTCACACTTACAGTGTCGCAGGAGACTACAATGTGACGCTGACGGTTACCGACACTAAAGGGCAAACCAACAGCAAAACGCAGCGTGTCACTATTAGTGATGGTAACAGTGGCGGCTGTAATGGTTTAGCTAATTGGTCCGCTGCAACCGCGTATCAAGTAGGTGATAAAGTGGCTTATCAAAGCAATCAATATGAGGCTACTTGGTGGTCAACAGGTGCACAACCTGATGTCTATACTAATGTGTGGAAGCGTACTGGCGCATGCTCGGGTGGCGGTGAAAACCAAGCTCCTGTAGCAAACTTTACATTTAATACATCAGGCTTGAGTGTGACATTTTCACAATCGGCAAGCGATGATAAAGGCGTTGTTAGCTATGCGTGGGACTTTGGTGATGGTGTAACAAGCAGTGCTACAAACCCAAGCCATTCTTACACACAAGCTGGGAGTTATACTGTTAGCTTAACAGTTGCCGACAGTGAAGGGCTAACGAACACCAAGAGTCAATCAGTTACGGTGACAAGCGATACAGGTGGCAATGGATGTAATGGTGTTGTGGCATGGAGTGCAAGTGCTATTTTCCTTGCCGGTGAACAGGCATCTTACAATGGTCGCTTATATACAGCCCAATGGTGGACGCAAGGTGCAAATCCTGAGCAAAACTCAGGCCCATGGGATGTATGGCAAGATGCAGGCGCGTGTAAATAA
- a CDS encoding LysR family transcriptional regulator, protein MDWAGVSEFVAVAETQSFTAAASKQGVSVVYVSRKVNALEQRLGVKLLKRTTRKVSLTEMGQQFYYDCKPLVEGLAQAELNVSNIQHGIAGQIRVTAPVTYGERYIAPLVNAFLALHANIEIDLILTNQKLDLIDGGIDIAIRLGHLSDSNLIAKKLATRQMFVCASPKYIEKYGEPHTLSELNLHQCLVGSNNYWRFLYQGKARNLRVTGRLKCNSGVSLLDAAISGLGLAQLPDYYVGEALKCGDLVEVLPSYRDKEEGIWALYGHNRALPSKLDLFIRFLQENIKKPA, encoded by the coding sequence ATGGACTGGGCAGGCGTGAGTGAATTTGTTGCAGTAGCAGAAACACAGAGCTTTACTGCAGCAGCAAGTAAACAAGGCGTATCAGTCGTTTATGTTAGTCGCAAGGTTAATGCGCTGGAGCAACGCCTTGGTGTAAAACTACTTAAACGCACAACACGAAAAGTTTCACTCACGGAAATGGGTCAGCAATTCTATTATGATTGTAAGCCGTTAGTCGAAGGCCTCGCTCAAGCCGAGCTTAATGTGAGCAATATTCAACATGGCATTGCTGGGCAAATTAGAGTTACCGCGCCGGTCACTTATGGCGAGCGTTATATTGCGCCACTGGTAAATGCCTTTTTAGCATTGCATGCAAATATTGAAATCGACCTGATCCTGACAAATCAAAAACTCGACTTAATTGACGGCGGTATTGATATCGCGATACGTCTAGGTCACTTAAGTGATTCCAATCTAATTGCTAAAAAGTTAGCGACGCGGCAAATGTTTGTCTGTGCGAGTCCTAAATACATTGAAAAATATGGCGAACCCCACACCCTCTCAGAATTAAACCTGCATCAGTGTTTAGTGGGTAGTAATAACTATTGGCGATTTTTATATCAAGGAAAAGCACGTAATTTGCGCGTCACAGGCCGACTAAAATGTAACTCTGGAGTGAGCTTATTAGATGCTGCAATCAGTGGATTAGGCCTGGCTCAATTACCTGACTATTATGTGGGAGAGGCACTAAAATGCGGCGATTTAGTTGAGGTATTACCAAGCTATCGCGATAAAGAAGAAGGGATTTGGGCTCTTTATGGTCACAATCGCGCATTACCGTCCAAACTCGACTTATTTATCCGCTTTTTACAAGAGAACATAAAAAAGCCCGCATAA
- a CDS encoding alpha/beta hydrolase family esterase — MTKITQILILTSCIISGCGGSDSKGGEPIVEQNNNNAVCGIRAIPEGANCLTFEGRDNLVFGDTGKNYKGLILTLHGAPGYMAKVAGIFDAPMLAEKGYLVISPDGNGSAWEWDSSTNTNTSDDTHYISDLIDYAHANYTIEGEKARILGYSAGGFMAYTLACQIPEKLDGIVALAGQFRGDFNACSTTTAVAIHHLHSPSDTDVPINGRASGKIASVENTLNHWLAINGCASQFEQTNHPGVTTSSTGTVTNVWQSCASPVASSKLFSVPHESDYLADKLYLIYQQSMALE, encoded by the coding sequence ATGACAAAAATAACCCAGATACTGATACTGACGAGTTGCATCATTTCAGGCTGTGGCGGCAGTGATAGTAAAGGTGGCGAACCAATAGTTGAGCAAAATAACAACAATGCAGTATGCGGTATACGTGCCATTCCAGAGGGAGCTAATTGCCTAACGTTTGAAGGGCGTGACAATTTAGTTTTTGGCGACACTGGCAAAAATTATAAAGGACTCATTCTTACGTTACATGGCGCACCGGGTTACATGGCAAAAGTTGCGGGTATTTTTGATGCGCCGATGCTAGCGGAAAAAGGCTATTTAGTAATCAGTCCAGATGGCAATGGGAGTGCCTGGGAGTGGGATAGCAGCACGAATACCAATACCAGCGATGACACTCATTACATTTCAGATTTAATTGATTACGCCCATGCTAATTATACTATTGAGGGCGAAAAGGCTCGTATACTTGGATACTCTGCTGGTGGCTTTATGGCGTATACCCTTGCATGCCAAATTCCAGAAAAATTAGATGGTATCGTGGCACTGGCTGGGCAATTTAGGGGAGATTTTAATGCTTGTTCAACGACCACTGCGGTTGCCATTCACCACTTGCATAGCCCTAGCGATACAGATGTACCGATTAATGGCCGCGCTAGCGGCAAAATAGCCAGTGTTGAAAATACACTAAACCACTGGCTGGCAATTAACGGTTGCGCATCGCAATTTGAGCAAACAAATCACCCAGGGGTAACCACAAGTAGCACTGGTACGGTGACCAATGTTTGGCAAAGTTGTGCCAGCCCAGTGGCATCATCAAAACTCTTTTCTGTTCCGCATGAATCAGATTATTTAGCGGATAAACTGTATTTGATTTATCAACAAAGTATGGCATTGGAGTAA
- a CDS encoding RDD family protein, whose product MTDTYYQTVQSHVEYSGFLRRFTALIIDGLLFSLVVSAFAFTFFDDYLSWSPVNFFGFKEFMNHEILPFVLTVMFWVYKAATPGKMAVDSKVIDAETGAKPSVGQSIVRYIGYYISALPLGLGFIWAAIDEKNRTWHDLIAGTVVVKDTH is encoded by the coding sequence ATGACAGATACTTATTATCAAACAGTGCAAAGTCACGTTGAATACTCAGGTTTTTTAAGACGTTTTACAGCGCTTATTATTGATGGCTTATTATTTTCATTAGTTGTTAGCGCATTCGCATTTACTTTTTTTGACGATTACCTGTCATGGAGCCCTGTTAACTTTTTCGGTTTCAAGGAATTTATGAATCATGAAATCTTACCTTTTGTTTTAACGGTAATGTTCTGGGTATATAAAGCAGCTACCCCAGGTAAAATGGCAGTCGATAGCAAAGTCATTGACGCTGAAACAGGCGCGAAGCCCAGTGTTGGACAAAGTATTGTTCGTTATATTGGCTACTACATTTCCGCTTTACCACTTGGTTTAGGCTTTATTTGGGCAGCCATTGATGAAAAAAATCGTACATGGCACGACTTAATAGCAGGCACCGTAGTGGTGAAAGATACACACTAA
- a CDS encoding efflux RND transporter periplasmic adaptor subunit, giving the protein MVDIGTAWYQNIWYLVVPNQCVYLNLALITGTVMRLLYVVACLITLVGCSKEIEHTESPIRPIAWTAVKTSNFEQVRTLSGIVAPVENANLSFEVNGKVEKVYVKLGDTVAKGQPLAKLNQLTFQLSFESASAQVKQAEATLQEAQNEYERYKTLSEQGLVSKSGFDNSKSAFESAKSAVDVANAQLNIARKNVQDSELLAPYDGVITKRLIEPSQQVAAGQSVFEIEGQHGFEVRVMVPESIIHDLNSDMTLKVTYPVMPQIAMKGHISEKGTRAESANAFPVTVILDEENSVLRAGMTAEVEFVYQGIGRTGFTGPSIRIPVSSLGADVKQKSYVFVFDPNTQLLEKRFVQTENVINNQVIISKGLKDDEIIATAGIAFLRDGQKVSLLDNAVQRFN; this is encoded by the coding sequence ATGGTTGACATTGGTACTGCATGGTACCAAAATATTTGGTACTTGGTAGTACCAAATCAATGTGTGTATTTAAATTTAGCACTTATTACAGGAACCGTTATGCGTTTACTTTACGTTGTCGCGTGTCTTATCACGCTTGTTGGTTGTTCAAAAGAAATCGAACATACCGAATCACCTATCCGCCCAATCGCATGGACAGCAGTAAAAACCTCAAACTTTGAGCAAGTGCGAACGCTTTCAGGCATTGTTGCACCCGTTGAAAATGCCAACTTAAGTTTTGAAGTTAACGGGAAAGTTGAAAAGGTGTATGTAAAACTGGGCGACACCGTGGCGAAAGGCCAGCCTCTTGCCAAACTGAATCAACTGACCTTTCAATTAAGTTTTGAATCGGCATCAGCGCAAGTAAAACAAGCCGAAGCAACGCTTCAAGAAGCTCAAAATGAATATGAGCGTTACAAAACGCTGAGTGAGCAAGGCTTAGTGTCAAAATCTGGCTTTGATAACTCAAAATCAGCGTTTGAATCAGCCAAAAGTGCTGTGGATGTCGCCAATGCCCAGCTCAATATTGCCCGTAAAAATGTGCAAGACAGTGAGTTACTCGCCCCCTACGACGGCGTAATCACTAAACGCTTAATTGAACCTTCACAGCAAGTTGCCGCAGGCCAATCAGTATTTGAGATTGAAGGTCAACACGGTTTTGAAGTACGCGTAATGGTGCCAGAAAGTATAATTCACGACTTAAACAGCGATATGACCTTAAAAGTAACTTACCCTGTGATGCCTCAAATTGCGATGAAAGGGCATATTTCAGAAAAAGGCACCCGCGCAGAATCAGCCAATGCATTCCCTGTTACAGTCATTTTAGATGAAGAGAATTCAGTGTTACGTGCCGGTATGACTGCCGAAGTAGAGTTTGTTTATCAAGGAATTGGCCGCACAGGCTTTACTGGGCCAAGTATTCGTATTCCGGTGAGTAGTCTGGGGGCCGATGTAAAACAAAAATCCTATGTATTTGTTTTTGATCCAAACACCCAACTGTTAGAAAAACGTTTTGTGCAAACAGAAAATGTTATTAACAACCAAGTGATTATTTCTAAAGGCTTAAAAGACGACGAAATCATTGCCACAGCAGGTATTGCATTTTTACGCGACGGCCAAAAAGTGTCGCTGCTTGATAACGCCGTACAGCGTTTTAATTAA
- a CDS encoding winged helix-turn-helix domain-containing protein — MIGTSFSFGVIQIDAQQNTLTVEGKAVECEPKLFELLVFFCRNSERALSRDELIEHVWQGRVVSDAAVNRAVSQLRKLIEPNPSQPIYILTVSKIGYRFAVTPITNDNTSPSNSETTQSKPNLNMLIGVVAALCVFAIFILLKPASNKQILQLTERTILTEQLGITFNPFFDNTANTLYALHKEHNDGVSNPIKIHNDGSMSPLFANDAYYTDVIAQGENVYLARLTDLTSRQCEIVKFNTQTQVVSKLLDCGNSVISNMVLDDKNRLVYPYRENDSAPYKLMVFNTQTKRQQQLTHPDSVGNTLGHRVFALNNNELAYINYHATEPDSLVLMDLTDQSMRYNAPLLDDVISLTWHNQVLLISAKDGLYQFDTANKALSQLDYSDTFYRIFASNNVMYAEHYSVISNLYQIPENSENAMPQALTKRQAAILQFAPAPSDNRIAYVESINGKLSIKITDGDGAKPLTFDGKITYVTNLAWSFDASKLAANINDSLYIYDFASRQWQSIAHQFSAIHFVGFDANNTLHVSAEHQQAWNIWQFNAELKAPKQITFNGGYSFYFDKNALYFTKFSEDGLFKRGISSNESVIIDDFPLLQWRSWQLANDQIIYRKNNQHIAFNINNTSVTPIPNLDKYRASDCRQSHINKDFYCRLLDNQVSQLWRIKISSHTQ, encoded by the coding sequence ATGATAGGAACCTCATTTAGCTTCGGTGTGATTCAAATAGATGCGCAACAAAACACATTAACTGTTGAAGGAAAGGCGGTTGAATGCGAGCCGAAGTTATTTGAATTATTAGTTTTTTTCTGCCGCAATAGCGAACGAGCACTGTCGCGAGATGAACTGATTGAACACGTTTGGCAAGGCAGAGTAGTAAGTGATGCCGCAGTCAATCGCGCCGTGAGTCAATTGAGAAAACTAATCGAGCCTAATCCATCTCAGCCGATTTATATTTTAACCGTCAGCAAAATTGGCTATCGTTTTGCAGTGACACCCATCACAAATGACAACACATCACCGTCAAACTCTGAAACGACTCAGTCTAAACCCAATTTAAATATGTTAATTGGTGTTGTAGCGGCACTTTGTGTCTTTGCCATTTTCATTCTGCTAAAGCCCGCATCAAACAAACAAATCCTTCAGTTAACAGAACGGACTATTTTAACAGAGCAACTAGGTATTACCTTTAACCCTTTTTTCGATAACACGGCTAATACCCTTTACGCATTGCATAAAGAACATAATGATGGTGTGAGTAACCCTATTAAAATACACAATGATGGCAGCATGAGTCCCCTGTTCGCAAATGATGCCTATTACACCGATGTAATCGCGCAGGGTGAAAACGTTTATTTAGCAAGATTAACCGATTTAACCTCTCGGCAATGCGAAATAGTCAAGTTTAACACTCAAACTCAGGTTGTTAGCAAGCTGCTTGATTGCGGTAACAGTGTTATTTCAAATATGGTACTAGATGACAAAAATCGGTTAGTTTACCCCTATCGTGAAAACGATTCTGCCCCTTATAAGTTGATGGTGTTTAATACGCAAACCAAACGGCAACAACAACTCACCCACCCTGACAGTGTTGGTAATACGTTGGGTCATCGCGTTTTTGCGCTGAATAATAATGAATTGGCCTACATAAATTACCATGCAACCGAACCAGATAGCTTAGTGCTAATGGATTTAACCGATCAATCTATGCGTTACAACGCCCCCTTATTAGATGATGTTATTTCCCTTACGTGGCATAACCAAGTGTTATTAATATCAGCGAAGGATGGCTTATATCAGTTTGATACAGCAAATAAAGCGCTCTCACAACTCGATTATAGCGATACTTTTTACCGCATTTTTGCCAGCAATAACGTGATGTATGCTGAGCATTATTCAGTAATATCAAATTTGTATCAGATCCCAGAAAATTCAGAAAACGCCATGCCGCAAGCGCTCACCAAGCGTCAAGCCGCTATACTGCAATTCGCCCCCGCTCCGAGTGATAATCGCATTGCATATGTTGAATCGATAAACGGTAAGCTCAGTATAAAAATTACTGATGGCGATGGTGCAAAACCATTAACTTTTGATGGTAAGATCACCTACGTTACTAATCTTGCCTGGTCCTTCGATGCGTCTAAACTGGCCGCGAATATTAATGATTCGCTCTATATTTATGACTTTGCAAGCAGACAATGGCAATCTATAGCACATCAGTTTAGTGCAATTCACTTTGTTGGTTTTGATGCGAATAACACTTTACACGTGAGTGCTGAACATCAGCAAGCATGGAATATTTGGCAGTTTAATGCAGAGTTAAAAGCACCAAAGCAAATTACATTTAATGGTGGCTATAGTTTTTACTTCGATAAAAACGCTCTTTATTTCACAAAATTCAGTGAAGACGGATTGTTTAAACGAGGAATATCTAGCAATGAATCAGTAATCATTGACGATTTTCCATTATTGCAATGGCGGAGTTGGCAGCTCGCAAATGATCAGATTATCTATCGTAAAAACAACCAGCACATCGCTTTTAATATAAATAATACATCCGTAACACCTATCCCTAATTTAGATAAATACCGTGCCAGTGATTGCCGTCAATCGCATATCAATAAGGATTTTTACTGTCGTTTGCTCGATAACCAAGTCAGTCAATTATGGCGCATCAAAATTAGTTCTCACACACAATAA